In one window of Juglans regia cultivar Chandler chromosome 3, Walnut 2.0, whole genome shotgun sequence DNA:
- the LOC108986288 gene encoding uncharacterized protein LOC108986288 isoform X1 — protein MGKNAFLTVFFLFMIVPDVCDASLLLKFRKLVGAVTKDSSIPSSPSPSPVPSNNKSSAKPADGSTNNEPEPPVPIKSTQVDSMGGTTQKKKHEQKTNDSLVPSTDKCIERVDVTCNDRGSMTACIKNYQRGSKELLVLVLNGGGSDLKVNFTVESNSTMLEILKHHTNRTKILLTDDKSSKLILNAGNGVCELPVGPPVGANFYVRLPSFHNLVTPVNGAYFLILTVLVFGGTWACCKLRKRRHPGGVPYQELEMGLPASVSATNVETAEGWDQGWDDDWDENNAVKSQGLVGSISANGLTSRSSNRDGWEYDWND, from the exons ATGGGCAAAAATGCGTTTCTCAcagtttttttcttgtttatgaTTGTTCCCGATGTTTGCGATGCTTCCTTACTCTTGAAGTTCAGAAAGCTGGTCGGTGCGGTGACTAAGGATTCTAGCATCCCG AGTTCCCCGTCGCCGAGTCCAGTTCCTTCTAACAATAAATCGAGTGCTAAGCCAGCCGATGGGTCAACGAACAACGAACCGGAGCCTCCGGTACCAATAAAGTCAACCCAGGTGGATTCCATGGGTGGAACAACACAAAAGAAGAAGCATGAGCAGAAGACCAATGATTCGCTAGTGCCGAGCACTGACAAGTGTATAGAGCGGGTGGATGTGACATGCAACGACCGTGGGAGCATGACTGCCTGCATAAAAAACTATCAACGCG GGTCCAAAGAATTGCTTGTTCTAGTCCTCAATGGAGGGGGGAGCGATTTGAAAGTGAATTTTACAGTGGAAAGCAATAGTACAATGCTGGAAATACTCAAACACCATACTAATAGG ACCAAGATTTTGTTAACTGATGACAAAAGCTCCAAACTCATATTAAATGCTGGAAATGGTGTTTGTGAGCTTCCTGTGGGCCCTCCTGTAGGAGCAAACTTTTATGTGCGTCTCCCTTCATTTCACAATCTGGTGACACCAGTCAATGGTGCATACTTCTTGATCCTTACAGTGCTTGTCTTTGGAGGGACATGGGCGTGCTGCAAGCTTAGGAAGAGGAGGCATCCCGGTGGAGTCCCATATCAAGAGCTTGAAATGGGTCTGCCGGCATCTGTTTCAGCTACAAATGTGGAAACAGCAGAAGGTTGGGATCAGGGTTGGGATGATGACTGGGATGAAAATAATGCAGTGAAGTCCCAAGGACTTGTAGGAAGCATTTCTGCAAATGGCCTTACTTCTAGATCTTCAAACAGAGATGGATGGGAATATGACTGGAATGACTAG
- the LOC108986289 gene encoding elongation factor P, which translates to MAGMATFNLPSASSIFFRASPSSSSTATLSRSFKPSILPMRGLSGKPFRPRFPKIYAFSSNDIKVGSNIEVDGAPWKVLEFLHVKPGKGAAFVRTKMRNYLSGNTVEKTFRSGVTIDEADIFKETKQFTYKDGSQFVFMDLNTYEEIRLNASDVGDKMKYLKEGMDCIMLFWNGKVIDFEVPITVQLTVVDVDPGLKGDTAQGGSKPATLDTGAVVNVPLFVNIGDEILVDTRTGQYMSRA; encoded by the exons ATGGCGGGAATGGCAACCTTCAATCTCCCTTCGGCATCTTCCATCTTCTTCCGTgcatcaccatcatcatcatcaactgcTACGCTTTCGCGCTCATTCAAGCCGTCAATTCTCCCAATGCGTGGTCTTTCTGGAAAGCCCTTTCGTCCCAGATTTCCAA AGATTTATGCATTTTCCAGTAACGATATCAAAGTGGGTAGCAACATTGAAGTAGACGGCGCTCCTTGGAAAGTTCTCG AGTTTCTCCATGTAAAACCTGGAAAAGGAGCAGCATTTGTGAGGACCAAGATGCGTAATTATTTATCAGGAAACACAGTTGAGAAAACTTTTCGGTCAGGAGTTACG ATTGATGAGGCAGACATATTCAAAGAAACAAAGCAATTCACATACAAAGATGGCTCCCAGTTTGTCTTCATGGACTTG AATACATATGAAGAAATTCGTCTTAATGCATCAGATGTCGGGGATAAGATGAAGTATCTGAAAGAGGGAATGGACTGCATTATGCTATTTTGGAATGGAAAA GTTATTGATTTTGAAGTGCCCATCACAGTTCAGTTGACTGTGGTTGATGTAGATCCTGGACTTAAAGGTGACACAGCTCAAG GTGGATCTAAGCCAGCTACTCTTGACACTGGTGCTGTTGTCAATGTTCCGTTGTTTGTAAATATAGGTGATGAAATACTGGTGGATACAAGAACGGGGCAGTACATGAGCCGTGCATAA
- the LOC108986288 gene encoding uncharacterized protein LOC108986288 isoform X2 translates to MGKNAFLTVFFLFMIVPDVCDASLLLKFRKLVGAVTKDSSIPPADGSTNNEPEPPVPIKSTQVDSMGGTTQKKKHEQKTNDSLVPSTDKCIERVDVTCNDRGSMTACIKNYQRGSKELLVLVLNGGGSDLKVNFTVESNSTMLEILKHHTNRTKILLTDDKSSKLILNAGNGVCELPVGPPVGANFYVRLPSFHNLVTPVNGAYFLILTVLVFGGTWACCKLRKRRHPGGVPYQELEMGLPASVSATNVETAEGWDQGWDDDWDENNAVKSQGLVGSISANGLTSRSSNRDGWEYDWND, encoded by the exons ATGGGCAAAAATGCGTTTCTCAcagtttttttcttgtttatgaTTGTTCCCGATGTTTGCGATGCTTCCTTACTCTTGAAGTTCAGAAAGCTGGTCGGTGCGGTGACTAAGGATTCTAGCATCCCG CCAGCCGATGGGTCAACGAACAACGAACCGGAGCCTCCGGTACCAATAAAGTCAACCCAGGTGGATTCCATGGGTGGAACAACACAAAAGAAGAAGCATGAGCAGAAGACCAATGATTCGCTAGTGCCGAGCACTGACAAGTGTATAGAGCGGGTGGATGTGACATGCAACGACCGTGGGAGCATGACTGCCTGCATAAAAAACTATCAACGCG GGTCCAAAGAATTGCTTGTTCTAGTCCTCAATGGAGGGGGGAGCGATTTGAAAGTGAATTTTACAGTGGAAAGCAATAGTACAATGCTGGAAATACTCAAACACCATACTAATAGG ACCAAGATTTTGTTAACTGATGACAAAAGCTCCAAACTCATATTAAATGCTGGAAATGGTGTTTGTGAGCTTCCTGTGGGCCCTCCTGTAGGAGCAAACTTTTATGTGCGTCTCCCTTCATTTCACAATCTGGTGACACCAGTCAATGGTGCATACTTCTTGATCCTTACAGTGCTTGTCTTTGGAGGGACATGGGCGTGCTGCAAGCTTAGGAAGAGGAGGCATCCCGGTGGAGTCCCATATCAAGAGCTTGAAATGGGTCTGCCGGCATCTGTTTCAGCTACAAATGTGGAAACAGCAGAAGGTTGGGATCAGGGTTGGGATGATGACTGGGATGAAAATAATGCAGTGAAGTCCCAAGGACTTGTAGGAAGCATTTCTGCAAATGGCCTTACTTCTAGATCTTCAAACAGAGATGGATGGGAATATGACTGGAATGACTAG